One genomic segment of Desulfomicrobium sp. ZS1 includes these proteins:
- the hisH gene encoding imidazole glycerol phosphate synthase subunit HisH: MLAILDYKAGNLTSVKRALDYLAIPCIITADASTIAGCQGLIFPGVGAAGSAMANLHQSGLHEVMAREIAAGKPLLGICLGCQILLEYSPENDTKTLGLIPGSCDMFTPDLTEEDGAPINIPHMGWNTVSLKKDCPLFSGISPESEFYFVHSYYPSPAPEYVIATTYYGKEFCSVHGRDGLWSAQFHPEKSGRPGLKMLSNFYEYCREAANAQ, translated from the coding sequence ATGCTAGCCATCCTTGACTACAAGGCCGGCAATCTGACCAGTGTCAAGCGCGCCCTCGATTACCTTGCCATCCCGTGCATCATCACCGCCGACGCAAGCACCATCGCGGGCTGCCAGGGTCTCATCTTCCCCGGTGTCGGCGCGGCCGGTTCGGCCATGGCCAACCTGCATCAGTCCGGCCTGCACGAGGTCATGGCCCGGGAAATCGCCGCCGGAAAACCGCTCCTGGGCATCTGCCTTGGCTGCCAGATCCTGCTCGAATACAGCCCGGAGAACGACACGAAGACCCTGGGTCTCATCCCGGGCAGCTGCGACATGTTCACCCCTGACCTGACCGAAGAGGACGGCGCGCCCATCAACATCCCGCACATGGGTTGGAACACCGTGAGCCTGAAAAAGGACTGCCCCCTTTTCAGCGGCATCTCGCCTGAAAGCGAATTCTACTTCGTGCACAGCTACTACCCAAGCCCGGCCCCGGAGTACGTCATCGCCACGACATATTACGGCAAGGAGTTCTGCTCCGTGCATGGCCGCGACGGACTGTGGTCGGCCCAGTTCCATCCGGAAAAAAGCGGGCGCCCGGGTCTTAAGATGCTCTCCAATTTCTACGAATACTGCAGGGAGGCGGCCAATGCTCAGTAA
- a CDS encoding DUF4160 domain-containing protein gives MPTVLLLLGWRLFFYANEGSEPIHIHCRKEEMECKFWLNTQSFDIEEAFSFNVTRAEKRVIRKIIFEHFEYIEKQWALFQGGRNEKTRR, from the coding sequence ATGCCGACAGTCCTTCTCCTCCTTGGCTGGCGACTTTTCTTTTATGCCAACGAAGGAAGCGAGCCGATTCACATTCATTGTCGAAAAGAGGAAATGGAATGCAAATTCTGGCTCAACACGCAATCATTTGACATTGAAGAGGCTTTTTCCTTCAATGTCACGCGCGCCGAAAAAAGGGTTATCCGCAAAATAATATTCGAACACTTTGAATATATTGAAAAACAGTGGGCACTTTTCCAAGGTGGGAGAAATGAAAAAACACGTCGTTGA
- a CDS encoding DUF2442 domain-containing protein — MKKHVVDDIRFETDNLLLRIDGEHKKFALKAISPLLANASPRERDTFEVSPSGYGINWPLLDEDLSIDALLGIVDAPSWHRKSA, encoded by the coding sequence ATGAAAAAACACGTCGTTGACGATATCCGCTTCGAAACGGACAATCTGCTACTGCGTATCGATGGAGAGCACAAAAAATTCGCCCTCAAGGCCATTTCTCCTTTATTGGCCAACGCCTCTCCACGGGAACGCGACACTTTCGAGGTTTCGCCCTCGGGTTACGGAATCAACTGGCCCCTGCTCGACGAAGATCTGTCCATAGACGCGCTGCTGGGCATTGTGGATGCACCTTCATGGCACCGGAAAAGTGCCTGA
- the rfaD gene encoding ADP-glyceromanno-heptose 6-epimerase, whose amino-acid sequence MIIITGGAGFIGSAMVWELNQQGYRDIVVVDNLASTNKWRNLVGLAYHRYIQKDNFLDLLNTRYMEGRIEAVIHLGACSATTEADCDYLIRNNLEYSKAMCRFAQERNARFIYASSAATYGDGSRGFDDSDEAMEGLHPLNMYGYSKHLFDLWLKGDGLLGTMAGLKFFNVFGPNEYHKDDMRSVICKAFTQIRQTGKLKLFKSYRKEYADGEQRRDFVYIKDCVKVIDWLIKNPEVGGIFNVGTGQARTWNDLARGVFTAMGREPQIEYVDMPDTLRGKYQYYTCADLTKLASHGCDVDFRPLEDGVTDYVQNYLMHGYSHLTSRY is encoded by the coding sequence ATGATCATCATTACCGGCGGCGCGGGTTTCATCGGCAGCGCCATGGTCTGGGAATTGAACCAGCAGGGATACAGGGACATCGTCGTGGTCGACAATCTGGCTTCCACGAACAAATGGCGCAACCTGGTCGGGCTGGCCTATCATCGGTATATCCAGAAAGACAACTTCCTGGATTTGCTGAACACCAGATATATGGAAGGTCGGATCGAGGCTGTGATTCATCTTGGAGCCTGCTCCGCGACCACGGAAGCGGACTGTGATTATCTCATCCGCAACAACTTGGAATATTCCAAGGCCATGTGCCGCTTCGCCCAGGAGCGCAACGCCCGTTTTATCTACGCCAGTTCCGCCGCGACCTACGGCGACGGTAGCCGCGGCTTCGATGACTCGGATGAGGCCATGGAAGGGTTGCATCCGCTCAATATGTACGGCTATTCCAAGCATCTGTTCGACCTCTGGCTCAAGGGCGACGGGCTCCTTGGCACGATGGCCGGGCTCAAATTCTTCAATGTCTTCGGCCCCAACGAATACCACAAGGACGACATGCGCTCCGTGATTTGCAAGGCCTTCACCCAGATCCGGCAGACGGGAAAATTGAAACTCTTCAAATCCTACCGCAAGGAATACGCCGACGGTGAGCAGCGCCGGGATTTCGTCTATATCAAGGATTGCGTGAAGGTTATCGACTGGCTGATCAAGAACCCGGAGGTGGGCGGCATCTTCAATGTGGGCACGGGCCAGGCCCGGACCTGGAACGACCTGGCGCGGGGTGTGTTCACGGCCATGGGCCGGGAGCCGCAGATCGAATATGTGGACATGCCGGACACCTTGCGCGGCAAGTACCAGTACTACACCTGCGCCGACCTGACCAAGCTCGCCAGCCACGGCTGCGACGTGGATTTCAGGCCGCTGGAGGACGGGGTCACGGACTATGTGCAGAATTACTTGATGCACGGTTATTCACACCTGACGTCACGGTACTGA
- the hisF gene encoding imidazole glycerol phosphate synthase subunit HisF, producing the protein MLSKRIIPCLDVRNGKLTKGIKFEGNVDIGDPVETARRYYEEGADEIVFYDITASHEGRGIMLKVVEAVASQIFIPFSVGGGISTVADMREVLLAGAEKISVNSAAVKTPHIISEGAAAFGSQCIVVGMDVLRVPKSETIPSGYEIVIHGGRKHMGIDALWWAKEVERLGAGELCINSIDADGTKDGYELTLTRLITDNVRIPVIASGGAGNPQHMVDAVTTGRASAALIASIVHYGEYTVTDLKNYMADKGVKVRRIW; encoded by the coding sequence ATGCTCAGTAAACGCATCATCCCCTGCCTCGATGTCAGGAACGGCAAGCTGACCAAAGGCATCAAGTTCGAAGGCAACGTCGACATCGGCGATCCCGTGGAAACGGCGCGACGCTATTACGAGGAAGGGGCGGACGAGATCGTCTTCTACGACATCACCGCTTCCCACGAAGGCCGGGGCATCATGCTCAAGGTCGTGGAGGCCGTGGCCTCCCAGATCTTCATCCCCTTTTCCGTGGGCGGCGGCATCTCCACAGTGGCCGACATGCGCGAGGTGCTGCTGGCCGGAGCGGAGAAGATCTCCGTCAACTCGGCCGCGGTGAAAACCCCGCACATCATCTCCGAGGGCGCCGCAGCCTTCGGCTCCCAGTGCATCGTCGTGGGCATGGATGTTCTGCGCGTGCCGAAAAGCGAGACCATCCCGTCCGGCTACGAGATCGTCATCCACGGCGGCCGCAAGCACATGGGCATCGACGCCCTGTGGTGGGCCAAGGAAGTGGAACGACTGGGCGCGGGGGAACTGTGCATCAACTCCATCGACGCCGACGGCACCAAGGACGGCTACGAACTGACCCTGACCCGGCTCATCACCGACAACGTGCGCATCCCGGTCATCGCCTCGGGCGGAGCGGGCAACCCGCAGCACATGGTCGACGCCGTGACCACAGGCCGGGCCTCGGCCGCGCTCATCGCCTCCATCGTGCACTACGGAGAATACACGGTCACGGACCTGAAGAACTATATGGCGGACAAAGGGGTCAAGGTGCGCCGGATCTGGTAG